In Pelodictyon luteolum DSM 273, the genomic stretch TCCGCGGCTTTTCCCGGCGGCAGGCGGAGGGCTTTCGGATGACGCGGTTTTTCGAAGTTGTAGACATGGCACCAGTCGTCGGGAACCGGCGCTTTCGGGGCGACGGTTTCGAGGTGGTGCATGAGTGAGGTCTGTTTGCCGGTGCCGCTCCGCCCGAGGGCGAAGAGGTTGAAGCCGTCATGACGGATAGCTATCGAAAAGGCTATTGCGTCGAGGGCCCGTTTTTGGCCTGCGGCTTCCGTTCGGCCGTCAAGTTCCGCGGTGGTCTCAAAGTTGAAGTCCAGCGGGTCGCATTCCCTGCGAAGCTGTTCCGGGGGGAGTTTTCCATGCAGCTGCGTCATTTCCACTCCTGTTCCTGCCATCGTCGTCGGATGGCTTTCCCCTTTCCGGGTCAAGTGCCGGAACCGGCAGCTGGGGATCTGGTCATTCCGGATGGGTTCTGTCCTACCCTTGCAATGTACGAAACTCTTTCTGTTATGAGAACCCTGGTTTTCAGACCTCCTTTCCGTCAGTGGGGAGTGTGGGGCGCAGGTGCACGGGTTCGGCCGCTTTCGGCCGCAGCCGGAGGTTGAGCATTTCGACTCCGACTGAGAAGGCCATGGCGAAATAGACGTATCCCTTGGGGATTTCATAGCCTGCGCCTTCGGCCAGGAGCGTGACGCCGACCAGAATGAGGAAGCTCAGTGCAAGCATTTTGATGGTCGGGTGGCGTTCGACGAAATCACTGATGCTGTTGGCCGCAAGCATCATTACTCCGACGGCGATCATGATGGCGATGACCATCACTGGAAGGTCACGCGCCAGTCCCACCGCAGTGATGACGGAGTCGAGCGAGAAGACGATATCGAGAACTGCGATCTGCAGGAGGGTGAAGAGAAAGCTGCCGGGTGCTGCGCGGGTGCCGCCTTCTTCGCCGCCTTCAAGGCTCTGGTGGATTTCATGGGTGCTTTTTGCGAGAAGGAAAAGCCCTCCGGCGACAAGGATCAGGTCGCGGCCCGAGACGCTGTGATCGGCTACACTGAAGAGTTCGCCGGTCAGGCGCATGACCATGCTGATGGAGAGCAGCAGCAGGATGCGGGTCACCATGGCAAGTCCCAGTCCCATAACACGTCCACGCTGCCGCTGGTGCTCGGGGAGACGGCCCGCCAGAATGGAGATGAAGATGATGTTGTCAATGCCGAGAACGATCTCAAGTATGGTAAGGGTCGCCAGAGCGACCCATGCTTCAGGTTGCAGTATCCAGTCCATCGGTGGTCGGGGCGGGTGAAGGGTTGATGCCGGCTGTTTTGCAATGTAGCCAACATTTGTCTTCCTGCAATGGGGCGTTTTTTCGTTACTTTTATGTCATGGCTCTCTTGTGGCGTCATTTCATCAGCCGTTTTATATTATGGGGGAAGCATTTCAACAGCCGGTTGTTCCGGCCCTGCGGGCAGCCTTCGATTCGGGGCTGACCCGTCCCCGCGTATGGCGTGTCCGGCAGCTGGAAGCGCTCGGGCGGTTTCTTCTGGAGCGGGAAGAGGAGCTTGCCGCTGCGGTGCAGGCAGATGTCGGCAAACCTCCTGCCGAGGTCTTCTTCACGGAGACAGCCTTTCTCCAGAGTGAAATCCGTTACGCCCTTCAGCATCTCGGAGGGTGGATGCGCCCGAAACGTGCCGCCCTGCCCCTGCTCTACCAGCCGGCGACAGCTTCCTATGCATACGAACCCCTCGGCGTGGTGCTCATCATCGGAGCATGGAACTACCCGCTCCAGCTCGTACTGGCTCCGCTCGTCAGTGCCATTGCCGCCGGCAACTGTGCCGTGCTCAAGCCTTCAGAGCAGGCGCCCCGCACCTCCGCCTGTATAGCCGAAGGAATCCGGCACTACCTCGACGGCCAGGCATTTCTGGTCGTTGAGGGCGGGCCCCTGGAGGCCCGGCAGCTGCTTCGGGAGCGCTTCGAGCATGTGTTTTTCACGGGAAGCAGGGCGGCAGGCCGGGAGGTGATGAGGGCGGCTGCCATGCATCCCGCTTCGGTGACGCTTGAACTCGGCGGCCGGTGCCCCTGCATCGTCGATTCCGGCATGCAGCTCAAAACAGTTGCACGCCGCATCGCATGGGCGAAGTTCCTCAACGCGGGACAGACCTGCATCGCGCCGGATTATGTTCTGGTGCGCCGCGGCCTTGAGCGCATGCTTGCCGATGCGTTAAGGGAGGCCTTGGTGTCATTTTATGGGCCATCACCCGGCCGGAGTCCCGGATATGCCCGCGTGGTCGGCGACGACAGGCTCCTCCGGCTTGAGGAGCGCTTCCCCGGCATTGCAGATGAGAGCCCTGGAGGGGGGCGCTCTCTTCCCCCCACGATACTGGAGGGAGCGGGGCCGGAGTACGCCGGTGCGGGGGATGAGATTTTCGGCCCTGTCCTGCCGCTTGTTTCTT encodes the following:
- a CDS encoding TerC family protein, which codes for MDWILQPEAWVALATLTILEIVLGIDNIIFISILAGRLPEHQRQRGRVMGLGLAMVTRILLLLSISMVMRLTGELFSVADHSVSGRDLILVAGGLFLLAKSTHEIHQSLEGGEEGGTRAAPGSFLFTLLQIAVLDIVFSLDSVITAVGLARDLPVMVIAIMIAVGVMMLAANSISDFVERHPTIKMLALSFLILVGVTLLAEGAGYEIPKGYVYFAMAFSVGVEMLNLRLRPKAAEPVHLRPTLPTDGKEV
- a CDS encoding aldehyde dehydrogenase family protein: MGEAFQQPVVPALRAAFDSGLTRPRVWRVRQLEALGRFLLEREEELAAAVQADVGKPPAEVFFTETAFLQSEIRYALQHLGGWMRPKRAALPLLYQPATASYAYEPLGVVLIIGAWNYPLQLVLAPLVSAIAAGNCAVLKPSEQAPRTSACIAEGIRHYLDGQAFLVVEGGPLEARQLLRERFEHVFFTGSRAAGREVMRAAAMHPASVTLELGGRCPCIVDSGMQLKTVARRIAWAKFLNAGQTCIAPDYVLVRRGLERMLADALREALVSFYGPSPGRSPGYARVVGDDRLLRLEERFPGIADESPGGGRSLPPTILEGAGPEYAGAGDEIFGPVLPLVSYGEIGEAIGMIRDGEEPLAIYLFSTDRGVQQRVLRETRSGGVCINDLLFQAAVPSLPFGGVGRSGFGAYHGRAGFEEFSTRRSVMKRPIVADMSLRYPPYGNRKFRFLRWLLGCFQ